Genomic window (Chryseobacterium sp. H1D6B):
ATGATCATTTACAAATTTACTAACGGGTCCGGCAAATAGCATCATAATGATAATAGAAAATATGACCGCTAAAATCATAATGGTTAATGCTCCAATGTCACCAAATTCTTTAAAACTTACTAATCCTAATGCGGTTAAAATGCTGTCGAATGAAAAGACTAAGTTGAGTAATGCAATTTGTATCACAGCACCCCAAAGAGAAACTTTACCTCCAGAGATATTTATATTTTCATCGCCTTCAATTTTATGATGAATTTCAGATACAGATTTATATAAGAGAAAGAGTCCTCCTAGAAATATAATAATTGACTGTCCCGTAACGTAACCGTGAAACCAAGTCCATTTTATACTGAACAAAGGCTGATTAAGACTTACTACCCATTTAATCCCGAAAAGAAGAGCTATTCTGAATAGCATAGCTAAAATAAGACCGATATTTCTAGCTTTTCTTTGGTCCTTAGGTTCAATTTTATTTGAGACAATAGAAATAAAAACAATATTGTCAATTCCCAATACAATTTCTAAGAATGTAAGAGTAAGTATTGCAAACCAAGCATTTGCTGAAGAGAAAACTTCTAAAAACTCCATATCTGTTTTTTATTAAAGTAAATTTATGTTTTTTGTAACATTTGTAAAAGCGATTTGTAAATTTGTGCGTTAAAAAATAAAAGAAGATAGGATATGCATAAATTAGCGCTTTTCAGGTTGCATTTAATTGTGTTTTTATGGGGGTTCACTGCGATTTTGGGAAAATTGATTCACGCGAATGCACAGATGCTAGTGTTTTACAGGATGCTGTTTGCGGCTATATTCTTATTTGCATTTATAAGAATTTATAAAAAAGAGAGTATAAAAGTTTCTAAAAAAATATTTTTTCAGCTGGCAGCAATTGGGTTTGCCATGGCGCTGCATTGGTACTGTTTCTTCTATTCTATTAAAGTTTCTAATGTTTCTATAGCTTTAAGCTGCCTGTCTTTATCTACGCTTTTTGCATCTATATTGGAACCCATTGTTTTTAAAAGAAAAATTGATGTTTCTGAAGTGGTCATGGGCATCGTCATTGTTTCCTGTATTTTATTAATTTTTAAAACTGAATTTCAATATAAAGAAGGGATTCTTTTTGGAATATTATGTGCAGTATTTGGAACTATATTTTCAGTTTTTAATGGAAAAATGTTTGGCAAAACCAGTTCCGGGAATATTATTTTTTATGAAATTTTCAGCGGATGGTTTATTTTATTGGTATTTTATATTTTTTCCGGACAAATTTTTCAAATGAATGAAATAAGTTACAGAGATTTGGCGTTAATAACCTTGTTGGCTAGTGTTTTTACAGCTTTTCCAATGCTTGAATCTGTAAATTTGATGAAATATATTTCGCCGTTTACACTAATTTTAACAGTTAATTTAGAACCAGTCTACGGAATTATACTAGCTTTTTTTATCTTTGGAGAATCAGAACAAATGAGCCCTATATTTTACATCGCTTCAGGAGTAATGATACTGGCAATTGTAGCCAATGGATTAATAAAAGCTAGAAAACAAAAAAAACTTAACTAAGCATCAAATTTGCATGATGAAAAAATATCTATTATTTGTATTTTTCCTACTATTTGGATTATCGCAATCTCAAATTATCAGAAAATATTCCAATGAATTCTTAAATATCGGAGCAGGAGCCAGAGGATTGGGAATGGGAGGTGCTGTAATTACCAATCAGGATGATGTATATTCTCCAATGTGGAACCCGGCAGGTTTAATGTCTATTGAAAGAGACTGGCAGGGAGCAGCAATGCACGCAGAATATTTCGAATCTATTGCAAAATATGACTACTTAGCGTATGCGAAAGTATTAGAAGAAGGTGTTTTCGGGGTATCAATTGTAAGGCTTGGGGTTGATAACATTTTGAATACAACCCAGATGATCGATTCTGAAGGAAATATTGATTACGATAAAATAACAAAGTTTTCACAGTCGGATTATGCCGCAATACTTTCTTATGCTTTTCATCCAGCAGGAAATACCAAATTGGATGTGGGGGTAAATGCTAAAATAGTATATAGGAATGTAGGGAAATTTGCCAGTGGTTATGGGTTTGGATTTGATGTTGGAGCCATTTATAAAGCAGATAACGGCTGGAAATTTGGAGGAATGCTTCGTGATGCAACAACGACGGTCAATTTCTGGAGCATCAATCAGAAGGAACTTTCTACGGTAGTAGATGGGGAAGAATTTAACCCGGCTCCAAAAGATAAAATGGAACTTACAATGCCTAAACTAAATGTAGGAGCAAGTAAATTATTTGAAATCAACAGCAGTGTATATGTTCTGCCAGAAGCTGGAGTAAATATAGATTTTGCTAAAACAGCAGCTCTTGTTTCAACAGATTTCGCTAGTATTACCCCTTATGCGGGAGCAGAAGTGGGATATCAAAAGATGATTTTTGTAAGATTAGGGGTTAACAGATTCCAGTCTATTACCGATATTGAGGATTTAAAAAGAAAAGTTTCTTTCCAGCCAAGTGCAGGTATCGGAATAAAATATAGAGGACTCACTTTAGATTATGCAATCACTAACTCAGGGATCGGAGGATCTAATTTCTATTCTAATTTTTTCTCTCTTAAACTAGATATGGGAGCTTTTAGAAATGATTAATATTTATCTTTGTAAAGAATTTTAAAACTAAATTTTCAATGAAAAGACTTTCAATCTTTATATGTATTTTTTGCTTAACCATTGTGTTTGGACAAAAAGTATCTGATTTCAAATATGTCTCAATTCCAGAGAAATTTAAAACTTTTAATGATAATTTTGGTTTAGAAAATTTTTTGACAAAAGCCTTGAAGGGAAAGAAATATATAATTCTTGAAGGAGATAAAATAAAATGGCCGGCAGAAGTGGTTGATAATTACTGCAATGTAATGAATGCTGATGTTATCAATAATAAGTCTCTTTTAAAAAATAAAATAATTCTTCAATTTAAAGATTGTAATGGGAAGGTCTTATTTGAATCAAAAGGAACTTCAACAATCAAAGAATTTCAAGAAGGATTTCAAGATGCTTTACAGCAGGCATTAATAACAGTTCCTATTTCTAACCCGACTGAAATATCTATCCAATCTGAAAATAAATCCCAGGAGGAAAGAACCTCTAAAACAGATTCTTCTTCAAATAGGGAAAATGTAAATACTAGATACACGAATGGAAAGCTGACGCTGCAAAAAATAAAAATAGATGCTGATCAATTTATTCTTGTAGATTCTAACGGTTCTGCTCCATTTGCAACATTTAAAACAACAACTAAAAAAGATGTTTTTAGAGTAAAGCTTGAAAACGGAAATTCAACAATTGGTTATTTTGAGAATGGAAATATAGTTATTGAAATTCCTCAGCCGAATGGAGAGTATTCTAAAGAAGTATTTTCTGGAAAATAATACAGCTCCAATATAGATGCTAAAAATTAAAATGCCTTATCTACTTTTAGATAAGGCATTTTTTTTAACCATAAAAAAACTAATTAAGGCATTAATACAGTATCAATTACATGTATTACACCATTTGACTGATTCACATCTGCAATTGTAACTTTAGCACTGTTTCCTTTTGCATCTTTCACATACAAATCTTTTCCTTTTGTCCAGAAAGTAAGATCTTCACCCTGTACGGTTTTCATTGTAGCTTTTCCGTTACCAGCTTTTACAGCAGCCCAGATATCCTTCGCGCTGTATTTACCAGCAAGTACATGGTAGGTTAAAATTTTAGTAAGCATTGCTTTGTTTTCAGGCTTTACTAAATTTTCTACCGTTCCTTTTGGAAGCTTAGCAAATGCAGCATCTGTAGGTGCTAATACTGTAAAGGGACCTTTACTTTCCAATGTTTCTACTAAACCTGCCACTTTTACTGCCGCTACAAGGGTTTTGTGGTCTTTAGAATTGACAGCGTTTTCAATTATATTTTTAGAAGGGTACATAGGAGCTCCTCCTACCATTACTGTTTTTTCTTTCATCGTTTGTGCAGTTACCTTCCCACTGAAAGCTAATGACAATACTGCCATTCCTAAAACTGCGATTTTTGATCTTGTGTTCATTTTTTTTGATTTTTTAAATTAAAAGTAGTTGTTTGTTATTCTTACTTAGCATTTACGAAACTTAATTTGTTTTGGATTTATTTAATTCTAAATTTTATATAATTGGCTGCAAATCATTTATTTGTGTTTTGCTGAATTCGGAACAAAATCTAAGCAGACAGAATTCATACAAAACCTTTTGCCCGTAGGTTTCGGACCGTCATCGAAAATATGTCCCAGATGAGAACCGCATCTTCCACAGAGAACTTCACTTCTGACCATGTTATAAGAAGTATCTTTTCTGTACTTTACACTATTAGTACGGAGAGGCTGGTAAAAAGAAGGCCAGCCGCAGGTAGTGGCAAATTTTGAGGTAGAAAGAAACAGAGGATTGCCGCATACAGCACAATAATATGTTCCTTTTTCGTCAAACTCATAGAATTTACCCGTAAAAGCAGTTTCTGTTGCTCCTTCTCTTGCTACCTGATAGAGTTCAGGTTTCAATATTTTTTTCCATTCCGCATTGCTTACTGTTAAAGTATTAGTCGCTGTACGGGAATAATATGGATTTTTAGTTTTAAAACTCCCAGACTGGGCAGTATATTTTCCGCAGATCATA
Coding sequences:
- a CDS encoding TerC family protein, producing the protein MEFLEVFSSANAWFAILTLTFLEIVLGIDNIVFISIVSNKIEPKDQRKARNIGLILAMLFRIALLFGIKWVVSLNQPLFSIKWTWFHGYVTGQSIIIFLGGLFLLYKSVSEIHHKIEGDENINISGGKVSLWGAVIQIALLNLVFSFDSILTALGLVSFKEFGDIGALTIMILAVIFSIIIMMLFAGPVSKFVNDHPTIQILGLSFLILIGVMLLAESSHLGHFSLFGQVVGVIPKGYLYFAIFFSLAVEFINMKMKKKSKSTP
- a CDS encoding EamA family transporter, yielding MHKLALFRLHLIVFLWGFTAILGKLIHANAQMLVFYRMLFAAIFLFAFIRIYKKESIKVSKKIFFQLAAIGFAMALHWYCFFYSIKVSNVSIALSCLSLSTLFASILEPIVFKRKIDVSEVVMGIVIVSCILLIFKTEFQYKEGILFGILCAVFGTIFSVFNGKMFGKTSSGNIIFYEIFSGWFILLVFYIFSGQIFQMNEISYRDLALITLLASVFTAFPMLESVNLMKYISPFTLILTVNLEPVYGIILAFFIFGESEQMSPIFYIASGVMILAIVANGLIKARKQKKLN
- a CDS encoding PorV/PorQ family protein — protein: MMKKYLLFVFFLLFGLSQSQIIRKYSNEFLNIGAGARGLGMGGAVITNQDDVYSPMWNPAGLMSIERDWQGAAMHAEYFESIAKYDYLAYAKVLEEGVFGVSIVRLGVDNILNTTQMIDSEGNIDYDKITKFSQSDYAAILSYAFHPAGNTKLDVGVNAKIVYRNVGKFASGYGFGFDVGAIYKADNGWKFGGMLRDATTTVNFWSINQKELSTVVDGEEFNPAPKDKMELTMPKLNVGASKLFEINSSVYVLPEAGVNIDFAKTAALVSTDFASITPYAGAEVGYQKMIFVRLGVNRFQSITDIEDLKRKVSFQPSAGIGIKYRGLTLDYAITNSGIGGSNFYSNFFSLKLDMGAFRND
- a CDS encoding fasciclin domain-containing protein, which produces MNTRSKIAVLGMAVLSLAFSGKVTAQTMKEKTVMVGGAPMYPSKNIIENAVNSKDHKTLVAAVKVAGLVETLESKGPFTVLAPTDAAFAKLPKGTVENLVKPENKAMLTKILTYHVLAGKYSAKDIWAAVKAGNGKATMKTVQGEDLTFWTKGKDLYVKDAKGNSAKVTIADVNQSNGVIHVIDTVLMP
- the msrB gene encoding peptide-methionine (R)-S-oxide reductase MsrB, producing the protein MICGKYTAQSGSFKTKNPYYSRTATNTLTVSNAEWKKILKPELYQVAREGATETAFTGKFYEFDEKGTYYCAVCGNPLFLSTSKFATTCGWPSFYQPLRTNSVKYRKDTSYNMVRSEVLCGRCGSHLGHIFDDGPKPTGKRFCMNSVCLDFVPNSAKHK